The Candidatus Caldatribacterium sp. genome includes the window CGTGCCGGTAGAGGAAGTAGGAGTTTCAAAGGTTTTCTCCCTCCTTCCCCTCTCCATCACCCCACCAATCTCGGGGCAGTTCCTCTGGGAGGACAAGAGGACTCTGGTCCTCAAACCCAAGGGGGCTTTTCAGGAGGCGACGCGGTATGCCTTCCGCTTTCGGGATGATTTCCGCGATGTGCGGGGGAGGCTCCTTGCGGGACGGCACGATTTCACTCTCTTCACGGAACCTCTTCGAGTCATTGACGTGAAGCAAGTGGACTACACCACGGAAGGCGGGGTCGTTCTTGAGTGTTCCTTTTCCTTACCGGTGCTACCTCAAAAGCTTCGGGGATTCCTTGTGCTTTTTGGCCCTGAGGGAAACGAGATTCCCTATTCTCTTCCCCTTGGTCCGGCAAGTACCCGCCTCTACGTGACCACAGCGCCTCTTGAAAGCCCGACCCTCACGGTGGAAATTACCGAGGGGCTCACAAGCGAGCGAGGACCCCTTGGCCTTGAGAGTGTGTACCGGAAAGTGATTACGGCAACGTATGCCTTTGAGATTCTTGGGTACTACGTGTACTTTGAATCGCCTGAGCGGTGTGTCATCGCCTTCAATACCTCGACTCCTGTTGATCCAGAACAGCTTACCCCTTTCATTCAGGTGACTCCTGAAGGTCCATTCACCGTTCGCCGAAGCTACGGGGGTTTCGCCGTTGTCGGGCCCTTCCTGCCGCGGGAACGAAAAGTCATCACGGTGAAGAAAGGAGCACAGGCCAGAAACGGTGCAAAACTCCTTTCCGACTTCACTCAGGCGGTTATTATCCCGGACCTCTACCCATCCATATCCTTCCCGGTTGCGGGGCTTTACGTGAGTTCTTCCCTGGGGGCTCGAATCCCCGTAACCCTTGTGAACGTCCCGAAGGTACGGCTTACGCTCTGGCGGCTCTACGACAACAATATTCCCATTGCCTTAGCCAATCTCCCTCAGGTTCCTGCTCAGGCCTTGGGAGAGCTTGTCCGGGAGGATACCGTTTTCAACGATAGCCCCCCGAATACCTTGGCTCGGAAAGCCATAGACCTTGTTCGTCTCACCGGAGGCCGCAAAGGGACGTATCTCCTTGTTGCCCAGGATGCAAGCGAAAATGGTTGGGCCTTTGCGGAGTACCTCTTTGCCTTCACCGATATCGGCATTGTGGCGAAGGTTTTCCCCCAGGGGATTCTCGTCTGGGCCAATTCTCTGAGTGACGGTTCTCCCCTTTCCGGAGCCTGGGTCAAGGTTTTCTCCCGGACTAACCAGCTCCTCTTCGAGGGGACCTGCAACGAAGAAGGGGTTTTCCTCGGTACTCGGGACGTTCCCTGGGGTGAGAAGGAAACCCCTTACATCGTGACCGTTCAAACGGAAAGGGACCTTTCCTTTGTGACCTTAGAGGGAGAGCTTTTTGCCACCTCAGGGTTTGATGTCACGGGGAAAGAGTACCTGCGCAAAGGCTACGAGGCCTTCCTCTTTCTCCCCCGGGGAGTTTTCCGGCCTGGGGAAGAACTCCGTGCCCAGGCCATCGTCCGGGGACCGCAATTCTCCCTTCCCCCGAGTTTTCCCGTGAAGTTTGTGGTCAGGAACCCCCTTGGTCGAAGTATAGGAGAGATCACCGAGACGCTGTCCTCCCAGGGAAGCGCAACGCTCGCCTTTGCCATCCCCGAGAACGCCCCAACAGGTGCCTATACCCTTTCGCTTTCCCTTCCCGATGGGAAGACCCTCCTTGCGGAAAAAGTCTTCCTTGTTGAGGAGTTCGTCCCGCCTCGCATTCGCCTGGAGGTTGCTGCGAATCCTTCTTCGGTAAGGACCGGAGAAGATGTGACTGTTGCCATCTCGGGAGAGTACCTCTTCGGCCGAAAGGCCGATAGTCTCCCTTACAGCGCTCAGGTGACCTTCGAGAGTGCCCCTTTTGCCCCTCCGGATTTTGCTACGTACACCTTTGGGAACGGGGAAATTTCTTTTACCCCGGTGACCCTGTCCCTTGGGGAGGGGGTGCTCGATGCTGAAGGGAAAGCAACCTTTTCCTTCACCATTCCTTCTGATCTCCGCCCGCCGGCTGCACTCACCGGAAAGGTCACGGTCACTGCAAGCGACCCCGGAGGTCGACCGGTAGCCTCAAGCGCTACCTTTTCTGTTTTCCCCTACCCCTTGTACTTTGGCCTTGCGTTTCCGGAAAAGGAATTCGAACCGGGAGAACCCATAGTCTTGAGCCTTGTCGCCCTTGACCCCTCTGGCAATCTGAAGGAAACCGAAGCAACCATCCGCATTTTCCGCATCCTCCGTCACTTCGTTCTTTCCTCTCCTGAGGAAGGTGGAGGTCTCCGGTACCGGGAAGAGGAGGAGCGGATTCCCGAGGTCTCAGAGACTGTCTCTCTGCCCCAGGGGAAGGGTACCTATACCTTCACCCCGGAAACCTACGGAGAGTACCTTGTGGAGGTGACGGACCCTGCCTCCTCAAGCACCACGACTCGACGTCTCTTCGTCTTTGGTCGATACGGATTTGCCCTTGGACCTGGAGCGCTCCCGGATCGGGTGATTCTTGCCTTGGGGAAACCCCGCTACGCCGAGGGTGAAGAGGCAGTTTTGTCCTACCGGGCACCTTTTGCCGGAAAAGCCCTCTTCACGATAGAAACGGACCGGATAGTTTCTGCAAGAGTTCTTGATGTTTCTGAAAGCGGAGAGATTCGTTTCCCGGTCACCCGTGAAATGTTCCCGAACGCCTACTGTTCTCTTGTCGTTCTCCAGGAAGGTGCGCCTAAGGAAGGCTTGCCTCTTCGAGCCCTTGGAGTAGTACCGCTTTTTGTTGAAGCGAGTCGTCACCGCCTCGGGGTTACCCTCGAAGTTCCAGATAGAGCAAAGCCGGGGAAACCTCTTTCCCTTAGGGCTAAGGTCACAGATTCTTCCGGGAATCCTGTTTTTGGTGCCTCGGTGACCTTTGCGCTTGTCGATGTGGGCATCCTTACCCTTACGGATGAACCTGTTCCCGATCCCTTCGGCTTTTTCACCGCTAAACGCCGATTAGGGGTTGGGACCTTTGACCTCTACAGCAGCCTCGTTTTGGGAGAGCCTGAAACGACGCCTCTTCTCCATCCTGCCGGAGGAGCTCCGAAAGAGGCTTTTCTTCGAGCACAGCTTTCTTTCCTTCGCCCTGCGCTTTTCCGAATCGTTTCCGTATTTGCCCCGGATTTCACAACCGATGCCCAGGGAGAAATTACCGCAACCTTTGACCTTCCCGATGTGGCCACAACTCTTCGGGTGGTCGCGGTAGTCTTTAAGGACGACCGCTTCGGAAGCAGTGCCCGGGAGGTTACCCTTCAGGAAGACCTTGTTTTCGAGCTCACCCACCCAAGAGTTCTCGCCCCGGGAGATTCCTTTGTACTCCCTGTTACCGTCTTTTCCCAGAAGGATACTCCTTCCTCGGTCACCTTGGCCCTCGTGGCGAATGACCTCCTTGAGGTCATGCCGAAGGATGCTTCCTTTGAGCTCCCACCGAGAGGAAAGGAGATGGTTCTCTTCACGGCGCGGGCCAAAGAGCTTGTGGGCGATGCTACTTTGGAGCTCGCCGTCCGTGCGGATGGAGAGGAGAAGCGTTCCACTTTCCGCTTCCCGGTTCGTCCGCCCTTCCCGAGAATCCCGGTAGTGCTCACTGGAAAGGTGGAACCGGGAGAGACGGTGACAGTGGAGGTGCCGAGAGACTTCATCGCTGCAACCCTGAACGGGAAACTCTTCCTCTCGGGGACACCGGATGTCGACCTGAGGAGAATCGCCACCTTCCTCTGGGACTACCCGTACGGCTGTCTTGAACAGGTGGTCTCAAGCGCCTGGGTAGCTCTGCTTTTGCCTGAGCACCTGAAGGAAGAGGACCCCCTTCTGGCTCCCGAGGAGCTCGCCGCAAGGCTCCTTGACCGGAAAATTCGCCGGATTCTCTCCCTTCAGACGTACGACGGCGGCTTCAGCTCCTGGCCCCAGGGCGAGAGTACCCCCTGGAATACGGCGTACGCACTCCATTTCCTTCTCAGCGCTCTGGACCGTGGAGTTGCAATCCCTCGGGAACCCCTTGAGGCTGCCCGGGATTACCTCCTCCGCTTCCTCGTTGCTCCGCCATACGGTACCGATGACGAAAGCTTGCAGGACTTCTACACCACCAAAGCTTATGCTGCCTACGTTCTCTCCCTTTTTGGAGAGCGGCCCCTTGCCACCCTTGAGGAACTCCGGGAGAAACGCCTCTACCTTCGGAATTCGGGGCTTCTCTTCCTTGCGCTGACGTACGCATCTTTTGGCCAGAGAGACTTGGCACAGAATCTTGCCGGGAATTACACTCCGTCTCTCTACGGAGAGCCTCAGACCGGAGGAGTTCTTGAATCTCCTCTTCGGGAGGGAGCCCTTGCTCTTCTCCTTTCCCTTGAACTCGACCCAACACATGCTCAAGCGGCAAACCTTGTGGCGAATCTCCAAAAAGCAATTGCCGAACGGGAGTACTTAACGACTCAGGAGGGAGCTTTCCTCCTCTTTGCCCTTTCCCGGTACTATGCTCAGGAGAAAAGGGGTGGCCTCTTCTCGGCGCGACTCTCTGATGAGAGAGGAAACATCCTCGCTTCTTTCACCGAAAAAGATGCTGCAGCGATTGATATAGCACTTTTGCCGCCTTCACCGTGGAAACTGACGAATGAAGGTGGTGCTCGTCTCTTCTACGCCCTTGTTGCTGACGGCGTTCCTCTTGTTCCTCCAGAACCTTGGGATCGGGGGATTCAGGTGCGGAAGACCTACCTTGACCGGGACGGCAACCCCCTCGAGAACGGTGCTGTAGAGAAAGGCGATGAGGTGGTGGTTCTTCTTGACATCGAGGCACCAGCGCCTCTTGAGAACGTGGTTATCGTTGACCTTCTCCCCGGAGGACTTGAGCCTACGCTGTCTGAGGAGCCTCAAGAGGGCATCGTTCCTGCTTTTGTGGACCGTCGGGACGATAGAATTCTCATCTTCTTCTCCTACCTTGAGGGTAAGGTTTCTTACCGGTACCGTACCACCGCGGTCACTTCCGGAACCTTCACCGTTCCTCCGGTCAAAGCTGAGTGCATGTACAACCCTGGGATTTCGAGTCTTTCCGGTGGTGGAACGCTGAAGGTGGAGTAGAGGTACACCCTGGGGGTCCCTCCCCCAGGGTTTTTTCTTTTCTGCCCAAAGATGAAGCTACTTTGCTTGCAGTGACCTTCAAGAGGAATTCTTGTGAACCTCGTGGTTTTCGTTTGTGGAACAATCTCAGACTGCTCCGTCCTTTTGTTTCCGAAGCAACCTCTCGTTTCCGGGACGTGAGATTGTTTTGGGCTTGCAGCCCTCACAAAAGCACGCTGGGGAAGGAGATGGTCATAGCCCGTTAGAAACGAAGACCAGAGTTAGAGCTGTTATCAGTCGGGCTGTTTTTGCCATGATGACGCTCTTGGCGATTTCCACCACAAAATGAGCGTCATCTATGGCTTTTCGGGCATCTTCCTCTTTGTACTCTTCGGTAGGAATGAAGTCTATGTCGCCGTAGAAGGAGAGTTCTCTCTCTTTGGAGCCTTTTCGATATTGCTGCCACCTCTTGGAGCTCTTCGTTGGGAATGGGTACGAATCTATCAGCATGTTCGAGGATAAGGGGACCGACGTCGTGGTATTTGGGAGGTTCAATGCCCACAGCTTGGAGCATTCCTTTCGTTGCAAGCTCCACAATCTTCTGGGCTTCCTTGACGACGTCAGAGTAAGCTCCTTTCCCAGGGAGAACCTCGAGTACATCCAGTCTGTCCGTGGCTTTCTTGAGGTAGCTCTGGGCTAACGTGATGTTGGTCATAGTTCGAACGTTTCCCCTGGTTTGTAATCAGGTTTTAGGTCCCAGTACCAGGCATCGCCTTTCCATATCCTTCTGGCATGGAGCTCTGACAGTCTCATTTTGAGCCTCTCGAGCACTTTCTCAAAGAATCCGTCTCTGTCAAAGAGTATCCTTGCATCCTCGACCATATCAAGGAAAAGGGGGGAACCGGGAAGGGCTTCTTCAGGAGTCTTGAGTACCGGTGACAGGTAGGTATTGATGCCTTCTCTGGCAAGCTCTTTTAGAAATGGCTCAAGTCTTTGCTCCACGTTTTCGAATTCCTGGACACGTTTCATCCTGCCCTCAGGAAGGTCTTTGGCGATTATGAGCACGTCGACATCGGAATCGTACCTCTGCGTTTGCCTCGCCACAGAGCCAAAGAGAACCACAGAAACAAGTCGGTCCTGGTAGAAGGCAAGAAGCTCTTTTACAAGCAACTCTTCTAATTGCCTGAATTTCTCTTTAAGCATAGCGGTCTTTCTATTCCCCGTATATTGTACCATTCGTAACCCGCTTTTTATCTCCGGAGCGGTCTCTTGCATCCTGCGCCAATTTGATTATTCCGCGGACGTGTGATATACTTTAGTAAATCTATAATTTAGGTAGGAAATGGAGTGAGGACCATGCGTCGTGTCTACCTTCGCATAGAGGGAATGCACTGCCCAAGCTGTGCAAAGCTCATCACGAGTGAGCTCTCGGGCATCAAGGGGGTCAGGGAAGCGCAGGTGGACTTCGCGGAGAAAAGAGGGGTTGCAGTTTTCGACGCTGAAGTTGTGAGTGTTGCCGATCTCGTCAGGGCTATAGAAAAGCTTGGCTACAAAGCAAGTCCTGAGAAGGAAGAGGAGACAGAGAATGAGCCCTCAAGCGGAGAGGAAGAGAAAGCCCGGGATGCGCCAGGGACAAAGAGGGTTACCCTCCAGATTTCTGGCATGCACTGCGCCTCATGCGCCCTTCTCATCGAACGGGAACTCCGTGAAACCCCAGGAGTCAAGGAAGCCCAGGTGAGCTTTGCTTCCGAGAAGGCGTGGGTGGTTTTTGACCCCCATGCCGTCTCCGTTCCAGACCTTGTTCAAGTAGTCAAGGGAGCAGGATATGGGGCATTTCCTGAGGAAGAAGTCGGTACCCCTTCTTCCAGAAAGGATGCAGCCGTTTCCCTTGCCCGTCGGAGATTCCTATGGGCGTTTGCCCTGAACCTTCCTCTCCTCTTTTTCATGGTCTTGGATTTTACCCCGAGCTTCCCCGGCTGGGAATTCATCCATCCCTTCATGGGTCTTGTATCCTTCCTTGTAGCCACTTTCGTCCAGTTCATCCTTGGAGCGCCATTCTACCGGGGTCTTTTCACCCAGGTGCGACTCCGCCTTTTGGGCATGGATAGCCTCATTGCCATTGGAACTTCGGTAGCCTACGGGTACAGCCTGGTGCTCTACCTTGGG containing:
- a CDS encoding alpha-2-macroglobulin family protein, translated to VPVEEVGVSKVFSLLPLSITPPISGQFLWEDKRTLVLKPKGAFQEATRYAFRFRDDFRDVRGRLLAGRHDFTLFTEPLRVIDVKQVDYTTEGGVVLECSFSLPVLPQKLRGFLVLFGPEGNEIPYSLPLGPASTRLYVTTAPLESPTLTVEITEGLTSERGPLGLESVYRKVITATYAFEILGYYVYFESPERCVIAFNTSTPVDPEQLTPFIQVTPEGPFTVRRSYGGFAVVGPFLPRERKVITVKKGAQARNGAKLLSDFTQAVIIPDLYPSISFPVAGLYVSSSLGARIPVTLVNVPKVRLTLWRLYDNNIPIALANLPQVPAQALGELVREDTVFNDSPPNTLARKAIDLVRLTGGRKGTYLLVAQDASENGWAFAEYLFAFTDIGIVAKVFPQGILVWANSLSDGSPLSGAWVKVFSRTNQLLFEGTCNEEGVFLGTRDVPWGEKETPYIVTVQTERDLSFVTLEGELFATSGFDVTGKEYLRKGYEAFLFLPRGVFRPGEELRAQAIVRGPQFSLPPSFPVKFVVRNPLGRSIGEITETLSSQGSATLAFAIPENAPTGAYTLSLSLPDGKTLLAEKVFLVEEFVPPRIRLEVAANPSSVRTGEDVTVAISGEYLFGRKADSLPYSAQVTFESAPFAPPDFATYTFGNGEISFTPVTLSLGEGVLDAEGKATFSFTIPSDLRPPAALTGKVTVTASDPGGRPVASSATFSVFPYPLYFGLAFPEKEFEPGEPIVLSLVALDPSGNLKETEATIRIFRILRHFVLSSPEEGGGLRYREEEERIPEVSETVSLPQGKGTYTFTPETYGEYLVEVTDPASSSTTTRRLFVFGRYGFALGPGALPDRVILALGKPRYAEGEEAVLSYRAPFAGKALFTIETDRIVSARVLDVSESGEIRFPVTREMFPNAYCSLVVLQEGAPKEGLPLRALGVVPLFVEASRHRLGVTLEVPDRAKPGKPLSLRAKVTDSSGNPVFGASVTFALVDVGILTLTDEPVPDPFGFFTAKRRLGVGTFDLYSSLVLGEPETTPLLHPAGGAPKEAFLRAQLSFLRPALFRIVSVFAPDFTTDAQGEITATFDLPDVATTLRVVAVVFKDDRFGSSAREVTLQEDLVFELTHPRVLAPGDSFVLPVTVFSQKDTPSSVTLALVANDLLEVMPKDASFELPPRGKEMVLFTARAKELVGDATLELAVRADGEEKRSTFRFPVRPPFPRIPVVLTGKVEPGETVTVEVPRDFIAATLNGKLFLSGTPDVDLRRIATFLWDYPYGCLEQVVSSAWVALLLPEHLKEEDPLLAPEELAARLLDRKIRRILSLQTYDGGFSSWPQGESTPWNTAYALHFLLSALDRGVAIPREPLEAARDYLLRFLVAPPYGTDDESLQDFYTTKAYAAYVLSLFGERPLATLEELREKRLYLRNSGLLFLALTYASFGQRDLAQNLAGNYTPSLYGEPQTGGVLESPLREGALALLLSLELDPTHAQAANLVANLQKAIAEREYLTTQEGAFLLFALSRYYAQEKRGGLFSARLSDERGNILASFTEKDAAAIDIALLPPSPWKLTNEGGARLFYALVADGVPLVPPEPWDRGIQVRKTYLDRDGNPLENGAVEKGDEVVVLLDIEAPAPLENVVIVDLLPGGLEPTLSEEPQEGIVPAFVDRRDDRILIFFSYLEGKVSYRYRTTAVTSGTFTVPPVKAECMYNPGISSLSGGGTLKVE
- a CDS encoding nucleotidyltransferase domain-containing protein — protein: MLKEKFRQLEELLVKELLAFYQDRLVSVVLFGSVARQTQRYDSDVDVLIIAKDLPEGRMKRVQEFENVEQRLEPFLKELAREGINTYLSPVLKTPEEALPGSPLFLDMVEDARILFDRDGFFEKVLERLKMRLSELHARRIWKGDAWYWDLKPDYKPGETFEL